From Pleurocapsa sp. PCC 7319:
ATAAAAATCATCGAGATACTTAGCTAGAGAACCACCGCCACTGCAAACTGCCTTGATATTGCCTACTCCCTCACGAATTTTACGATATACCAATTTATCTGCTAGGGCATGGAGAGGATAAAGACTTCCTGCTTTTAAGTCGGCTAGCGATCGCTGTATCGAAGAAGCATCAAAATGTTCTAGGCTAGTATCATTAGCAATCCGTTTTGCCATGATGTAGCGTTCTGACTGCTTGAGAAACAACTTCACTAACTTTTGTTGGGACTCAGATTGTTCACCCAACAGCTTTTGCACTCCATCATAAAGAGATTCCCAGAGGCGAGGCACACCAACCATGTAAGTAGGTCGGAATTCTTTCAAATCCTGTTTAAAAAAACGAATATTAGTATAAATTTGAGTACCACCGTGGGCTAAGAAAAAATATTCCGCAGCTCGTTCGTAGGAATGCCAACTAGGGAGAATCGAAAGTAAAACATCCCCCGGCTCAGGTTGAAAGACAGTTTTAACGTAATTTACTTGATGTAAGAGATTACCATGACTTAACATCACTCCTTTTGGTCGCCCCGTAGTCCCAGAAGTATAAAGTAATGTTGCCAGGGTATCTTTATACTGCTGAACTGGCTGCAATGAATTATTAGCACCTAATTCCATCAATTGTGGAAAATTAATAGTTTTAATAGACTGTTCTTCAGCAGGTACTTCATCACTCAAGAGAACAATCAGTTGAATGGGCAAATCTGCTAATTGAGGATCTAATTTAGCTAAAGTTTTTAAATTTTCAACTACAAGACTGGTACTATCGCTATGCTCCAAAATGTAGGCTAGTTCTTGCTGCTCAGCTCCCGAAGAACGTACCACATCTACCCCTCCAGCAGTCATAATTCCTTGATCGGCAATAAACCAACGAGGACTATTATCGGCAAACAGAGCAACTTTATCTTGGGGCTTGATCCCTAAAATTTGTAATCCAGCAGCAAATTGTTGAATTTGAGTCAATAAATCTTGATAAGTAATTACTACTTCTGGTTTAGCGTGGGGATCTTTTAAAGCAATGGTATCACCAAACTTATCGGCAGCGATCTGCCACACTTCAGGTAGTGACTCAAGAGTAATATAGTCAAAAGTAATCGCTTGAGATGCTGTATTCATAATTATTTTACCTACCTATTTTCCCCAAGAATAAGTAAATGATAATCAGTTATACAGCAATACTCCACTACTAAGTGGGCAATTTAATATTTGTCATCCAGTCAAACCTAGAAAACATTCCCTAAAATTCGATGGCTGATAGCTGAAAGCTGAGAGCTAAAAACCGATTGACCAACAGCGTAGTATCTCAACTTATAAAAAATACCCAATTTTTTTAGCTTAGAGCTTAGAGCTTAGAGCTAATTGACCGTATAGGTAATTTCTTCAACTTCGCCTGGTGCGCCTAAAATCTTTTGCTGTTCATTATTAAAACTGATTACTACCCCTCCTGCGTTTCCTGCCCGAATTGTCACCTGTTTTTCACCTGTCCATTGACGCTGAGTACCTTTGGGGAGAGTCCCCTCAAAAGCCAGTTTCCCGTCAACCATAACTTTTAACCAGCAACGCTCTTGTAAATTAATTCCTACTATTACTGACTCAGAATTATTGGATTGAGAAACAAATTGGGGAGCCGATTCTGGCTGTTTTATTTGCGCAGTAGCTTCAGATTCCTGTACCTCAGAATTAGCAGTGGGATTTTCCTCGGGTACTTGATTGATAATTACGGGAGATTCTACTAGAGAGGTAATGATCTTGACTGAAACAACTATTAGCAAAATATATAGCAAGTAAAGATGAAGCGATCTTAATTGAAAATTAAGCCAATATCGGCGTTCAGTGTGGGATTTTGTAGTTTTTTCTGTCGCTTCAGTATCTTTAGAAGATTGGAAAATAAATTCGATTCCTGTTGCACCAATCTCTTGAGCAAATTTTGCTACTAATGCTCGAATATAAAATGGTTCTGGTAATTCCTCGCTATTTCCCGATTCTATGGCTTTTAGTAGACGTTTAGTAATCCGGGTATTAGCTGATACTGTATCCAGAGAAATATTTTTAGCAGTACGAACCTGATTTAGTTTAAGACCTATTTCTACGAGCTGTTGTTGTTGAGCAGAATTTAAATTTTTATTATTCATAAACTGCGTCCCCAGGTTGTGCAGCTAATTTAAAGGGTTTTAGATTAAAAGAGTTTTTGAGAAAGTTAATTTCCTTTTGCTCCAAATGTCTATAGTTGCCCTGGGGAAGTTCCAACTTGTTCATAGAATTTAAAGTTATCGAACCAATTGCTGTACGATGCAGCTTCAGAACTTGATAACCCAGCCTTTGGGCCACACGACGTATTTGCCGATTTCTACCTTCAGTCAAAACTATTTCTATCGTCGTAGATTTAGTAGATTTATTAGTCTGAACTCTTCTAATTTTGGCAGGTAAAGTTTTTCTTTGGTCTAACATGACTCCTTGGCGCCACACAGTCAAATCTTTTTTAGATGGTGGACGATCTAATTCCACCAAATATGTTTTGGGTAAATGGTAACGGGGATGAGTTAAGCCAAGAGTTAAGTCACCATCATTTGTCAAAATTAAAGCACCACTAGAAGAAAAATCAAGTCTACCCACAGGATGAATTCCTGTTCCTTGTCTGAGGTTTTTAGGTAATAGATCGATTACAGTAGAGCGATTTTGGGGATCGGAACAGGTAGAAACCACCTCTGGAGGCTTGTTTAACAGTAAATAGATAGATTGAGGACGATTAGATGCTTTAATTTCTTTATCATCTATATGCAGAACATCTACACGTAAATCGACTTTGTCTCCCAAACTAGCTGTTTGACCGTTAATCAGAACTCTTCCTGCTAAAATCATTTTTTCCGCTTTTCGTCGAGAAGCAATACCCCATTGAGATAAAACTTTTTGGACTCTTTCCGTCATCGAGAGATTTTCCTACCAGCAATGTAAATACTAATCTTACATAAAAGACTTAGCAAATCTCCCAAAGTTATTAGCTTATTCATATTCTGCCCAAAAAAAATGATAAAGTATCAGTCGACCAGAGAAAATTGTTATCTATTCCTAACTCAATATTCCATCAGCGTAATTTGTAATATATCTGGTGATTAATAAGTTACTATCAACCGCAATCAAATTTTATTTGCGATCGCAGGTAACAAAAGCAGAAGATTTGCAAGTAAAAATTGTGGGCAAAAATCGTCAAATTCTTCAGGGCTATATCCCTCAAGTGCTTTTATGTTGTAATCGTGCAGTCTATCAAGGACTTTTCTTACGCCAAATTGAAATTCACGGTATTAATATTAATTTTAATTTACCCGAAGTACTAAAAAAGAAACCGTTCAAACTCTTAGAGCCTATTATTGTAGACATTAAATTAGGATTGGATGCGGCGGATTTACAAGCTTCTTTGGATTCTCCTTTACTTCAAAGTGGACTAAGTGATCTTTGGCAAATTATTTTAGCTGCACAGCTAACAGACGCTAGAACGGAAAAAATAGTTGATTCAGTAATTGAGTGGCACAGTATTGCGATCGCTTCTGAAACTTTAAATCTAAGGGGAACATATCAAGATACAACGGGTAAAGTCAGAGAAATCAATTTATCCACAGGAATAGGGTTGACTAATGACCATACTCTTGATTTATCTCCTCTTAAAATTACTAGTGAATCAGTTAGTTCTGAATTAGGAGAACAATTAGAAATTGAATTGGGAACAGATGTCGCTATTGAACAATTAGTTATTGAATCAGAGCAAATGCTATGTTCTGGAAAAATAACGATTAATAGTTAAACTGTTTTACAGATAGCTATCAGCCAAAATCTACAGGCTGAAGTGACGGATATGTTAGATCAGTTGATATTTTTAGTAAAACAGTTGTTTTTGCAGTTTATACACAAGGTGACGCTGGTACAACTTATTTTTTGTTCAAGACGAAATTGACTGGTAAATCTAAGGGATTTTTCCAGGGCAACTATAACTGCAATTTAGCCAATAAGGGATCAAAATAATTTGGTCAAGAAATCAATAATTATCTTGATTCAAGTATAAAGACAGCAAAGTCTATTGCTTGTTGTGGTGTGGAGATCTTTGATTCGATCTGAGCAATTTGAATTTCGGTGAGCAATGTGCCAATCACTGGAGATGGCTTTAGGTTTAATTTATGAATTAAGTCGTGACCTGTAACCAAAGGCTGAGGATGGGCAACTTGATCTGTAGGGTCAAGATAACGTTCAATCAAGGGATTGAAAATATCTTCTGCTACTCCTGTTGCGATCGCTCTAACGATTAATAATGGAAAAACGTCTTTAACTTCTAAGAACCAAAAATATTGCGATCGCAAACTCATCATGTTATTCATGGCTTGCAATTGCGGTAGATGTTTGACTGTTTTGGTTACTGCTTTAATTTGAGCGCGAGAGTATTTGAGTTGAGTTAACTCGGTTTCTGCCAAAGTAGGTTCTGAAGCGACTAAGGTTGCTAACTTGGCTAAGATGGATAAATTTGCCAGTTTCAAACCCGAATTGAGACAAAATTCCAGAGCATCTTCTACTGCTTCTAACTGCTCAATTTTCTCTTGATTAATATGGGGCAGCCAAAACTGTAATAAACCACACTCAATTGCTTCCACTAGCCATTTATTACTTTGCGGTGCAGCAAAAATATAATTTAACTCTGCTTGAACTCTCTCAGCAGCAATTGTTTTTAATAAAAACGCGCGATCGCTAATGGCTTTTCTGGTCTGATCTTCAATCGTGAAATTTAGTTGAGCTGCCTGTCTAAATGCTCTGAGTAATCTTAAAGGATCTTCTTCCAAGTTGGCTGCAGAAACCATGCGTAAGATCCCCTGCTTGAGATCGGCTAATCCTCCCAAAGGATCTACAAGTTGTTGTGATTGGATATTATAGGCGATCGCATTGATTGTAAAGTCTCTTCTTTGAAGATCTGTTTCCAGGCTTCCCCCTTCTTGGAGAGCCAGGTCTAGAGTTCCCTGGGGAAAAACGACCCTAGCAATCTCCCGCTCCCGATCTAAAATTACAAACCCAGCTTGATAGAGCTTAGCCATTTTTTGAGCTGTTGCAATGGCTTTTTCGGGTAAAACAAAATCTAAATCTACAGGAATTTTGTAACGTTGCAATAAAGCATCGCGCACCGAGCCACCGACTAAATAAGCTGAGGTTGGCAAATTATTTACATCGCAGGGAAAATCTACAGCAGCCAAATATGATTTTATTTCTTCAACAGCCATTTAAATTTATATAAATTAATTTTTCAATCAGGTTGCCGTCTAAGCTAGATTAACAATTAAAGCATGAAGCCTAGCGAGAAAAACTATGTGTATTTGCATTAACTGTAGTTATGTCGATCGTTGCGAAACATACAATGCAGTGGAAACCCAGCATCAACAACCTCATTTAACTGAAAATCCAACTTTTGAACCAGTTGAACCCACAATTAACGTCAATATCCGCACCCAAGGCGAGACTATTGAAATGGAATGGGATGTAGTTGGCTGTCAAAGTTTTGTCGAGGAAATGGGTAGATGGTCAAAACTACGCCCTGGTGAAGCTGTTCCAACTTAATACAATAACTACAGATTTATCTTTAGTGTAATAATTGACACCTCTGCCCAATTCACGTCAAGATAAGAGAGAACATTAATGTTTGTTAAGCCATTGAATGTCACTTGAGCTGTTTACTTTAGATACTTTGCAAGAAGTCGCTCGCCTCTACGGTTACTGGGCGGTCTTCGTAGGAATTGCCTTGGAAAATACCGGGATTCCCTTACCTGGAGAAACCATTGTGATAGTTGGTGGTTTTTTAGCAGGTAGTGGTGAATTAAACTACGGACTAGTTTTGGCTACAGCGATCGCTGGTGCCGTTTTAGGCGATAGTTTTGGTTACTGGATTGGTAGAACTGGAGGCTGGCAGCTTTTAGTAAGAATTGGACGGATTTTTCGGATTCAAGAGCAACAGTTAGAACAGGCTAAAGACCGCTACAGTGAGAACGCGGTCAAAGCAGTGTTTTTTGGTCGTTTTATTACTATCTTAAGAATTTTTGCAGGTCCTCTGGCTGGCATTACCCGAATGCCCTATAAGCAGTTTTTACTATGTAATTTTGGTGGAGCAGCTGTCTGGGCAACTACGATTGTTAGCCTGTCTTATTTCTTGGGTAAAGTTGTTGCTTTAGAGCAAATTGTTAGTTGGGTTGCTCAAGTTGGAGTAGGTGCCTTGCTACTAGTAATTGCGGTAGTATTGACTCCTATTCTTTGGGAATATGGACAAAAGAAACTGCTCCAAAAAGATTAGTCCAAACTCTAGTCGGGCGAACTGCCCTTCGCCCCTACGAACGCCGAACTCTAATTAAATCATTGAAGATATTCTTGCAGTGCTTTAACTTCTAAAGGTTCAGATTGCAATGAACGAATTGCTGCTACGGTAGCTTTGGCTCCAGCGATCGTCGTAATAATCGGCAGTTTATAATCTAGTGCCATCCGTCGAATTAATTGAGCATCTGTTTGGGATTCTTCTCCAGTGGGAGTATTGATAATTAATTGAATTTCATTGTTTTTGATAGAGTCTACTACATGAGGTCGACCTTCATGGAGTTTGAGTATTAGATCTACATCTTGAATGCCATTAGCTTGTAAGGCTTTTTGCGTTCCCGCAGTAGCAATTATTTTGAAGCCTAAATCAATAAAGTCTTGCACTACAGGTACGATTGCTTGCTTATCTCGTTCATTCATCGAGACAAACACTGTACCTGACAAGGCTAAATTTACCCCTGCACCAATTTCAGCTTTAGCAAAGGCTTTCCCGAAATCGTTATCAATTCCCATTACTTCGCCTGTAGAACGCATTTCTGGTCCTAAGAGCGTGTCCGTGTTGGTGAATTTATTAAAGGGTAAGACCGCCTCTTTTACCGCAATATGTTTGGGAATAGTTTCGCTAGTTACTCCTTGAGACTCTAAGCTTTCACCAGACATGACTAAAGACGCTACTTTAGCTAAGGGAACTCCAGTCGCTTTAGATACATAGGGAACGGTTCGAGACGCACGAGGATTAGCTTCAATGATAAATACCTGTTCTCCCTGAACAGCATACTGAATATTCATTAATCCCACTACCTTGAGGGCTTTAGCTAGTTTTTGCGTCCAGTCTCGGATTGTAGCGATCGCTGATTCTGGTAGAGAATTATAGGGAATAGAACAAGCAGAATCTCCTGAATGTATTCCCGCCTGTTCAATATGTTCCATAATGCCGCCAATGACTACCTTGCCACCTCGATCGCATAAAGCATCTACATCCACTTCGATCGCATTTTCGAGAAATTTATCAATCAAAATGGGATGATCTGGTTCTACCTGAACTGCATAGGTCATATAGTGTTTTAAATCGGCATCAGAATAGACGATTTCCATGGCTCGTCCCCCTAAAACATAAGAAGGACGTACTACTACAGGATAGGAAATACGATTGGCAATTTTTAGGGATTCTTCATAGCTACGGGCAATACCGTTAGGTGGCTGTCTAATATCTAATTCTCGTAGTATTTGCTCAAATCTTTCCCGATCTTCTGCTGCATCAATAGAATCGGGTGATGTCCCCCAAATTTTAGTAACTGGAGATTTACTTTTCTCCCCATCTTCTAAATAAGTTTGCAGAGGCACAGCTAATTTAAGAGGAGTTTGTCCGCCAAACTGGACGATAATCCCTGCGGGGTTTTCCGCTTCAATGATATTAAGCACATCTTCTTTCGTCAGAGGTTCAAAGTACAGGCGATCGCTGGTATCGTAATCCGTAGAAACAGTTTCGGGATTAGAGTTAACCATAATCGTTTCGTATCCTGCATCAGACAGAGCATAGGCAGCATGACAGCAACAATAGTCAAATTCAATTCCTTGCCCAATACGATTGGGACCCCCTCCCAAAATCATCACTTTAGGTTTATCTGAAGGAGTAATTTCGGACTCTCCTGCTTCGTAGGTGGAGTAGTAATAGGGAGTAAAGGCTTCAAATTCCGCTGCACAAGTATCTACTAATTTATAGACAGGTAAAATACCTAATTCTTGACGATAAGCCCTTACTTCGTCTTCAGTGGTTCTGGTGGCAAAGGCAATTTGGCGATCGCTATATCCCTGTTGCTTAACGTAGCGCATCTGTGACGATGAAATTTTATTGAGGGCAGTACCTTTAAGAAACTTCTCAGTCAGCAGTAGCTCTTGCATTTTATCTAAAAACCACATATCAATTGCCGTTAGCTCATGGATTTCCTCTGGAGTCATCCCTAGCTTTAACCCTTGATAAATACTGAAAACCCTTTCAGGATTGGGAGTCCTTAGACTAGAACGTACATGAGGGATCGAAGGCAAAGTTTCCTGGCGATCGCAACCAAAACCATAGCGACCAGTCTCAAGAGATCTCAGAGCTTTCTGGAAAGATTCGTTAAAAGTTCTGCCAATTGCCATCGCTTCGCCAACAGACTTCATCTGTGTGGTGAGTATTGGTTGGGTACCAGGAAATTTTTCAAAGGCAAAACGGGGAATTTTGGTCACAACGTAATCAATCGTGGGCTCAAAAGAAGCAGGGGTCTTTTGGGTAATGTCGTTAGGAATTTCATCTAGGGTATAGCCCACTGCTAATTTGGCAGCAAACTTGGCAATGGGAAAACCTGTGGCTTTAGAAGCTAGTGCCGAAGAACGAGAGACCCGAGGATTCATCTCAATCACAATCACTTCGCCATTAATCGGATTTACAGCAAACTGAATATTCGATCCCCCTGTTTCGACCCCAATCTCACGGATAATTGCCAGAGAATAATCCCGTAAACGCTGATATTCTTTATCGGTTAGAGTTTGGGCAGGAGCAACTGTAATCGAGTCTCCTGTATGAACCCCCATCGGATCAATATTTTCAATGGAACAGATAATCACGACATTATCTGCTAGATCTCGCATAACTTCTAGTTCGTATTCTTTCCAACCCAAAAGAGATTTATCAACTAGAATTTGACTAACAGGAGAAGCATCTAGACCTGCTGCCGAAATCTGCTCATATTCTTCTTGATTGTAGGCAATCCCTCCCCCTGTTCCTCCCAGCGTAAATGCAGGACGAATAATTAAGGGATAACTGCCAATTTCTAGAGCAATTTTTTTCGCTTCTTCTATGTTATTTGCAATACCCGAAGGACACATGGGAATTCCAATTTTCTCCATCGCCTCTTTGAATAGCAGACGATCTTCCGCTTTTTCTATAGCGGGTAACTTTGCTCCAATCAGTTCTACGCCATATTTAGCCAATACTCCACTTTTAGCTAAAGACACTGCCACATTTAAAGCAGTTTGCCCCCCCATAGTGGGTAACAAAGCGTCGGGCTGTTCCTGAATAATTACCTTCTCAACCATTTCAGGAGTTAAGGGTTCAATATAGGTGCGATTTGCCATTTCAGGATCGGTCATAATCGAAGCGGGATTGGAATTGACCAAAACAACTTCATATCCTTCTTCTCGTAAAGCTTTACAAGCCTGTGTTCCAGAATAGTCAAATTCACAGGCTTGTCCAATCACAATGGGACCCGAACCAAGAAGTAAGATTTTGCGGAGATCGTCGCGACGGGGCATATTACTCTGTCTTGTGCCTAACTTATACTGCTAGCGATTAATTGTATAGTTTCTTGCCCCCATTAACAGTAGTCGCCTTGTCTGGATTTGATAACTTAAGACGATTTTTAAGTTTGAATACAGATTTATGTTGTTGTAGTCTACATTAAGACATATTTATTGTTTGTCAGTCAAAAGCTAACCGTCAAAGCTTTATTTTTTTCTCATAATTTTCCCAACTAGGTTTTATTTTTTCATAATCACCTATATTTTCTCTACCCAATTACCTAGACAGAAACAAGTAATTAAGGCATTAGTAGCATATTTGGCTGGAAGATTTACTGGATACCAAATCTGAATTTTCTATTGCTATTTGTAACAATCCGCAGGGATCATTAATATTTGTTGATGATTGTTGACATAGTTGTTAGGTTGTGAATGTAAGTTCATAAGGAGGTTTAACTATGACTTTATCACCTGATGCGATCGCTTTGATTACGGTTCTTATACTCGGCTATCTATTAGCTGTCAGTATTGGAACTTGGGCTTATTTTGCCAATGAAAAAAACTATTAAACTTTTAGTCCCTTAAAAGTTTAATAGTTTGAAAGTGAGATGAAACTAATCTGCAGCTAGCTAGTTTGCCAAAATTTTAGCTAGCTGTTACTTAAAATATCTAATATTATAGCCATACTATTGAAGTGCAGTTAAATTTAATCATTTTGTAAATTAACAAACCAATTAACAGTTTTGGGATTAACCCAACCTTTCTGTATAACAATTTCACCAAATTTACGCTTAGTCAGAGATTGTTGTTGTATAGTTTCTGATATTTGTTCAAGGTTAAGTAAACCAGCACTATTTAAATAATCTCCCAGCCGCAGCTTATTAGCTTGATAAACTAACTGAGGTAAATAATTTACAAAGAAATTCACTGTTTCAGGCTTTAGTCGTCCTTGATTGATTAAAATTTCACCAAATCGATAATTATTATCTTTCTCTTGAATTTTTAATGCTTGTCTGATGTCTTGAGGCGAAAGTAAACCTG
This genomic window contains:
- a CDS encoding Ycf34 family protein, producing MCICINCSYVDRCETYNAVETQHQQPHLTENPTFEPVEPTINVNIRTQGETIEMEWDVVGCQSFVEEMGRWSKLRPGEAVPT
- a CDS encoding long-chain fatty acid--CoA ligase, with the translated sequence MNTASQAITFDYITLESLPEVWQIAADKFGDTIALKDPHAKPEVVITYQDLLTQIQQFAAGLQILGIKPQDKVALFADNSPRWFIADQGIMTAGGVDVVRSSGAEQQELAYILEHSDSTSLVVENLKTLAKLDPQLADLPIQLIVLLSDEVPAEEQSIKTINFPQLMELGANNSLQPVQQYKDTLATLLYTSGTTGRPKGVMLSHGNLLHQVNYVKTVFQPEPGDVLLSILPSWHSYERAAEYFFLAHGGTQIYTNIRFFKQDLKEFRPTYMVGVPRLWESLYDGVQKLLGEQSESQQKLVKLFLKQSERYIMAKRIANDTSLEHFDASSIQRSLADLKAGSLYPLHALADKLVYRKIREGVGNIKAVCSGGGSLAKYLDDFYETIGVDVFVGYGLTETSPITNARTPKHNIRGSAGQPLPETEIKIVDPQTRQELPQGQRGLVLIRGTQVMQGYYKNPEATAKAIDPEGWFDSGDLGFVTPENDLVLTGRAKDTIVLTNGENIEPQPIEDACVRSIYIDQMMLVGQDQRSLGALIVPNLETLQLWITEQNLDLKLPSQDSSPEEIAQSSLNHKAIADLYRDELNREVKNRPGYRADDRITNFRLIPQPFSQANGMMTQTFKIKRPIVREKYQNLIKEMFAD
- a CDS encoding DedA family protein, with the translated sequence MSLELFTLDTLQEVARLYGYWAVFVGIALENTGIPLPGETIVIVGGFLAGSGELNYGLVLATAIAGAVLGDSFGYWIGRTGGWQLLVRIGRIFRIQEQQLEQAKDRYSENAVKAVFFGRFITILRIFAGPLAGITRMPYKQFLLCNFGGAAVWATTIVSLSYFLGKVVALEQIVSWVAQVGVGALLLVIAVVLTPILWEYGQKKLLQKD
- a CDS encoding DUF2993 domain-containing protein, whose translation is MINKLLSTAIKFYLRSQVTKAEDLQVKIVGKNRQILQGYIPQVLLCCNRAVYQGLFLRQIEIHGININFNLPEVLKKKPFKLLEPIIVDIKLGLDAADLQASLDSPLLQSGLSDLWQIILAAQLTDARTEKIVDSVIEWHSIAIASETLNLRGTYQDTTGKVREINLSTGIGLTNDHTLDLSPLKITSESVSSELGEQLEIELGTDVAIEQLVIESEQMLCSGKITINS
- a CDS encoding helix-turn-helix domain-containing protein, which translates into the protein MNNKNLNSAQQQQLVEIGLKLNQVRTAKNISLDTVSANTRITKRLLKAIESGNSEELPEPFYIRALVAKFAQEIGATGIEFIFQSSKDTEATEKTTKSHTERRYWLNFQLRSLHLYLLYILLIVVSVKIITSLVESPVIINQVPEENPTANSEVQESEATAQIKQPESAPQFVSQSNNSESVIVGINLQERCWLKVMVDGKLAFEGTLPKGTQRQWTGEKQVTIRAGNAGGVVISFNNEQQKILGAPGEVEEITYTVN
- the carB gene encoding carbamoyl-phosphate synthase large subunit — protein: MPRRDDLRKILLLGSGPIVIGQACEFDYSGTQACKALREEGYEVVLVNSNPASIMTDPEMANRTYIEPLTPEMVEKVIIQEQPDALLPTMGGQTALNVAVSLAKSGVLAKYGVELIGAKLPAIEKAEDRLLFKEAMEKIGIPMCPSGIANNIEEAKKIALEIGSYPLIIRPAFTLGGTGGGIAYNQEEYEQISAAGLDASPVSQILVDKSLLGWKEYELEVMRDLADNVVIICSIENIDPMGVHTGDSITVAPAQTLTDKEYQRLRDYSLAIIREIGVETGGSNIQFAVNPINGEVIVIEMNPRVSRSSALASKATGFPIAKFAAKLAVGYTLDEIPNDITQKTPASFEPTIDYVVTKIPRFAFEKFPGTQPILTTQMKSVGEAMAIGRTFNESFQKALRSLETGRYGFGCDRQETLPSIPHVRSSLRTPNPERVFSIYQGLKLGMTPEEIHELTAIDMWFLDKMQELLLTEKFLKGTALNKISSSQMRYVKQQGYSDRQIAFATRTTEDEVRAYRQELGILPVYKLVDTCAAEFEAFTPYYYSTYEAGESEITPSDKPKVMILGGGPNRIGQGIEFDYCCCHAAYALSDAGYETIMVNSNPETVSTDYDTSDRLYFEPLTKEDVLNIIEAENPAGIIVQFGGQTPLKLAVPLQTYLEDGEKSKSPVTKIWGTSPDSIDAAEDRERFEQILRELDIRQPPNGIARSYEESLKIANRISYPVVVRPSYVLGGRAMEIVYSDADLKHYMTYAVQVEPDHPILIDKFLENAIEVDVDALCDRGGKVVIGGIMEHIEQAGIHSGDSACSIPYNSLPESAIATIRDWTQKLAKALKVVGLMNIQYAVQGEQVFIIEANPRASRTVPYVSKATGVPLAKVASLVMSGESLESQGVTSETIPKHIAVKEAVLPFNKFTNTDTLLGPEMRSTGEVMGIDNDFGKAFAKAEIGAGVNLALSGTVFVSMNERDKQAIVPVVQDFIDLGFKIIATAGTQKALQANGIQDVDLILKLHEGRPHVVDSIKNNEIQLIINTPTGEESQTDAQLIRRMALDYKLPIITTIAGAKATVAAIRSLQSEPLEVKALQEYLQ
- a CDS encoding pseudouridine synthase, whose product is MTERVQKVLSQWGIASRRKAEKMILAGRVLINGQTASLGDKVDLRVDVLHIDDKEIKASNRPQSIYLLLNKPPEVVSTCSDPQNRSTVIDLLPKNLRQGTGIHPVGRLDFSSSGALILTNDGDLTLGLTHPRYHLPKTYLVELDRPPSKKDLTVWRQGVMLDQRKTLPAKIRRVQTNKSTKSTTIEIVLTEGRNRQIRRVAQRLGYQVLKLHRTAIGSITLNSMNKLELPQGNYRHLEQKEINFLKNSFNLKPFKLAAQPGDAVYE
- a CDS encoding CCA tRNA nucleotidyltransferase; this translates as MAVEEIKSYLAAVDFPCDVNNLPTSAYLVGGSVRDALLQRYKIPVDLDFVLPEKAIATAQKMAKLYQAGFVILDREREIARVVFPQGTLDLALQEGGSLETDLQRRDFTINAIAYNIQSQQLVDPLGGLADLKQGILRMVSAANLEEDPLRLLRAFRQAAQLNFTIEDQTRKAISDRAFLLKTIAAERVQAELNYIFAAPQSNKWLVEAIECGLLQFWLPHINQEKIEQLEAVEDALEFCLNSGLKLANLSILAKLATLVASEPTLAETELTQLKYSRAQIKAVTKTVKHLPQLQAMNNMMSLRSQYFWFLEVKDVFPLLIVRAIATGVAEDIFNPLIERYLDPTDQVAHPQPLVTGHDLIHKLNLKPSPVIGTLLTEIQIAQIESKISTPQQAIDFAVFILESR